A section of the Sceloporus undulatus isolate JIND9_A2432 ecotype Alabama chromosome 3, SceUnd_v1.1, whole genome shotgun sequence genome encodes:
- the AIFM2 gene encoding ferroptosis suppressor protein 1, translating into MGSKVSVDVSVRVVIVGGGFGGIEAACQLQSWGIPFVLVDMRDAFHHNVAALRACVDGEFAKKTFISFSVTFKDSFRQGKVIGIDLEKQHVLLNDGEEIFFSHLILATGSDGPFPGKFNKVIDMQAAIQTYEDMAKEVQTAPRIVIVGGGAAGVEMAAEVKTRYPTKEVTLIHSKTALADVELLPRVRQEVKETLLQEGVQLLLGMYRASLVACLHVPQQSWVLFRGRLKMDL; encoded by the exons ATGGGGTCCAAAGTATCCGTGGATGTGTCAGTCCGTGTGGTAATAGTTGGCGGGGGCTTTGGTGGGATTGAAGCAGCCTGCCAGCTACAGAGCTGGGGGATCCCCTTTGTTCTTGTGGACATGAGAGATGCTTTCCATCATAATGTGGCTGCCCTCAGGGCCTGCGTAGATGGTG aatttgcaaagaaaaccttcaTCTCCTTCTCTGTAACCTTTAAAGACAGCTTCCGGCAGGGCAAAGTCATAGGAATTGATTTGGAGAAACAGCACGTTCTGTTGAATGATGGTGAA GAGATCTTCTTTTCTCACCTGATCCTTGCCACAGGGAGTGATGGGCCTTTTCCAGGGAAATTTAACAAAGTCATTGACATGCAAGCTGCTATTCAGACCTATGAAGACATGGCAAAGGAG GTTCAGACAGCTCCCCGTATAGTAATTGTGGGTGGCGGTGCTGCTGGTGTTGAAATGGCTGCGGAGGTGAAGACCAGGTATCCCACCAAAGAG GTCACACTGATCCACTCAAAAACTGCATTGGCAGATGTAGAACTCCTCCCCAGAGTCCGACAAGAGGTGAAAGAGACTCTTCTACAGGAAGGTGTACAGCTCTTGCTGGGTATGTACAGAGCCAGTTTGGTTGCATGTCTGCATGTTCCCCAGCAATCCTGGGTTCTCTTCAGAGGAAGACTGAAGATGGACCTTTGA